The following are encoded in a window of Lactobacillus acidophilus genomic DNA:
- a CDS encoding carbamoyl phosphate synthase small subunit, whose translation MKRYLILEDGSSFSGEGIGASIISTGELAIQTTNFGYQEALTDPTNAGKILVFTSPMIGNNGINAIDYESIDPTVKGIIANDIALNISDSENFEDLSSFLKEKNIPAIFNVDTRALVHRLMEEGTIKASIMDTNDEHAFDQIKALVLPKNKSAMVSTKNAYASPNVGKTVAVLDLGLKHSMLRALSLRKVNATVLPYNASPVDIENLRPEGIIISNGPGRPEELIDKLAPVLDHFYGKYPILGIGLGFLILSSYLDFELVDLPQEFNGINYPVIEQNTNTIWQTSMNIDQLVLPDSIQMNMNREYFDLHSELMAGFWNTQDKLIATAFNPEGAPGTRDADEIFDYFVQMME comes from the coding sequence CAACCGGTGAACTTGCAATTCAAACAACCAATTTTGGCTATCAGGAAGCTTTAACTGATCCAACTAATGCTGGCAAGATTTTAGTTTTTACTTCTCCAATGATTGGTAATAATGGAATTAATGCTATTGATTATGAGAGTATTGATCCTACGGTTAAAGGAATAATCGCTAATGATATTGCATTAAATATTTCAGATAGTGAAAATTTTGAAGATCTTAGTTCTTTTTTAAAGGAAAAGAATATTCCAGCAATTTTTAATGTTGATACTCGGGCATTGGTTCATCGATTAATGGAAGAAGGAACCATAAAAGCATCAATTATGGATACTAACGATGAGCATGCCTTTGATCAGATTAAAGCATTAGTCTTACCTAAAAATAAATCTGCAATGGTTTCAACTAAAAATGCATATGCATCCCCAAATGTCGGTAAAACTGTTGCTGTTTTAGACTTAGGGTTAAAACACTCAATGCTTAGAGCTTTATCATTAAGAAAAGTTAATGCAACAGTTTTACCATATAATGCTAGTCCAGTAGATATAGAAAATTTACGACCAGAAGGAATTATTATTTCAAACGGACCAGGAAGACCGGAAGAATTAATAGATAAATTAGCCCCTGTATTAGATCATTTTTATGGAAAATATCCGATACTTGGAATAGGTTTAGGTTTTCTAATATTAAGTAGTTACTTAGATTTTGAGTTGGTAGATTTACCACAGGAATTTAATGGTATTAATTATCCTGTGATTGAACAAAATACTAATACTATTTGGCAGACATCAATGAACATTGATCAACTTGTTTTACCAGATAGTATACAGATGAATATGAATCGAGAGTATTTTGACCTTCATAGCGAATTGATGGCTGGTTTTTGGAATACTCAAGATAAGTTAATTGCTACTGCCTTTAACCCTGAAGGTGCACCTGGAACTCGTGATGCAGACGAAATTTTTGATTATTTTGTACAAATGATGGAGTAG
- a CDS encoding carbamoyl phosphate synthase large subunit produces MPLENDLDKVLIIGSGPTLIGSVAEMDLMATEAIDALTEEGIQVVLVNPNPATISTDKRPDVTVYLEPMTLDFLKRILRMEEPDAIITEYGSTNGLKVAHKLLQDGILEQMGIQLLTLNSRMLQMGNQQKRNELLKKLGIDTGKSWELNQGIPDSINSNELTEKITFPVLVTKYNRYVHNEHLHFDNAQDLIDFFKKEKQNDNFNWKNYRLTEDLSSWEEVIVDVIRDKDGNTVFINFAGSIEPVKINSGDSAVTMPALTLNNDHIQELRESVKKIINNLNLIGFSSFHFAIKHYGTQIKSKLLTIRPRLTRSAVWTQRIGLYDVGYIVSKVAIGYRLNEIIDPLSGLNASIEPTLDAIAIKMPYWSFAESGYNHYRLSNRMQASGEAMGVGRNFETAFLKGLHATIDLELGWNAFIQETQKNKDKILEDLANPDELHLVKLLAAIKQGITFAELQKVTGLHPIYYQKLLHIINIANRLISDKDNLSFDLLEEAKVYGFFNTLLAKILNKSVEDVQEIIEQYNLTPSFLKIDGSAGVYKPNVCAYYSAYNVQNEANTLAADKKILILGMLPLQVSVTSEFDYMIAHAAKTLHNNGYVTVLLSNNDESVSSRYKDIDRVYFESITLENILTVANRENIKDILLQFSGKKVSALSKRLEECGLHVIGQVPTNDVHDKIDNLLKENLANLDRVPALKTTQEDDVFEFADQHGFPILIGGMNKDNKQKSAVVYDIPAIEKYLTENQLDQIAVSQFIEGNKYEVTAISDGENVTLPGIIEHLEQTGSHASDSIAVIQPQNLMIKQQNRIEKESIKIIKRLKTRGIFNLHYLFVNDDLYLLQIKPYAGHNVAFLSKSLNKDITACATEVLIGKNLIDMGYPDGLWQTSNFIHIKMPVFSFLNYTSGNTFDSNMKSSGSVMGRDTQLAKALYKGYEASDLHIPSYGTIFISVRDEDKEKVTQLARRFDRLGFKLVATEGTANIFAEAGITTGIVEKVHNNPRNLLEKIRQHKIVMVVNITNLSDAASEDALRIRDQALYTHIPVFSSIETAELILDVLESLALTTQPI; encoded by the coding sequence ATGCCATTAGAAAACGATTTAGATAAAGTATTAATTATCGGCTCAGGGCCTACTTTAATTGGTAGTGTAGCTGAAATGGATCTCATGGCAACTGAGGCAATTGATGCATTAACTGAAGAAGGAATACAGGTAGTTCTAGTAAATCCTAATCCAGCAACGATCTCTACTGATAAAAGACCAGATGTAACTGTTTATTTGGAACCAATGACACTAGATTTTCTAAAAAGAATTCTGCGTATGGAGGAACCAGATGCCATAATTACAGAATATGGTTCAACCAATGGATTAAAAGTAGCTCATAAATTATTACAAGATGGTATTTTAGAGCAGATGGGTATCCAATTGTTAACATTAAATTCACGTATGTTACAAATGGGGAATCAGCAAAAAAGAAATGAGCTATTAAAAAAATTGGGAATTGATACTGGTAAGTCTTGGGAGTTAAATCAAGGGATACCAGATAGTATAAATTCAAATGAACTAACTGAAAAAATCACATTTCCAGTTCTTGTTACTAAATATAATCGTTATGTTCATAATGAGCACCTACATTTTGATAACGCTCAAGATTTGATTGATTTTTTTAAAAAAGAAAAGCAGAATGATAACTTTAATTGGAAAAATTATCGATTAACTGAAGATCTTTCTAGTTGGGAAGAAGTTATCGTAGATGTGATTCGTGATAAAGATGGGAATACTGTTTTTATTAATTTTGCTGGATCAATTGAACCGGTAAAAATTAATTCAGGAGATTCAGCTGTCACAATGCCAGCTTTAACTTTGAATAATGATCATATTCAGGAATTACGTGAATCTGTTAAAAAGATTATTAATAATCTTAATTTAATAGGATTTTCTAGCTTTCATTTTGCAATAAAACATTATGGAACACAGATCAAATCAAAATTATTAACTATTCGTCCTCGTTTGACAAGAAGTGCTGTGTGGACACAACGAATTGGTTTATATGATGTGGGATATATAGTAAGTAAAGTAGCAATTGGCTATAGATTAAACGAAATAATAGATCCTTTATCCGGATTAAATGCGTCAATTGAACCTACACTTGATGCTATTGCAATAAAGATGCCATATTGGTCATTTGCAGAATCGGGATATAATCATTACCGATTAAGTAACAGAATGCAAGCCAGTGGTGAAGCAATGGGAGTGGGCCGAAACTTTGAAACAGCTTTTTTAAAGGGACTTCATGCAACCATTGATTTAGAGTTGGGCTGGAATGCATTTATTCAAGAAACACAAAAAAATAAAGATAAAATCTTAGAAGATCTTGCTAATCCGGACGAATTACATTTAGTTAAGTTATTGGCAGCTATAAAACAAGGAATTACTTTTGCTGAGTTACAAAAGGTTACTGGTCTACATCCTATTTACTATCAAAAGCTTTTACACATAATAAATATTGCGAATAGATTAATATCTGATAAAGATAATTTGTCATTTGATTTATTAGAAGAAGCAAAAGTATATGGCTTTTTTAATACTTTATTGGCCAAAATATTAAATAAATCAGTGGAAGATGTTCAAGAGATCATAGAACAATATAATTTAACTCCATCGTTTTTAAAGATTGATGGGTCAGCAGGAGTATATAAACCTAATGTTTGTGCATATTATAGTGCCTATAATGTACAAAATGAGGCTAATACTTTAGCAGCAGATAAAAAAATACTTATTTTAGGGATGCTACCATTACAAGTTTCTGTTACTAGTGAATTTGATTATATGATTGCACATGCAGCTAAAACTTTACATAATAATGGCTATGTAACAGTGCTGCTGTCAAATAATGATGAATCTGTTTCGTCTAGATATAAAGATATTGATCGTGTATACTTTGAATCAATTACCTTAGAAAATATTTTAACAGTTGCTAATAGAGAGAATATTAAAGATATTCTTTTGCAATTCTCAGGAAAAAAAGTTAGCGCATTAAGCAAACGACTTGAAGAGTGTGGATTGCATGTAATTGGCCAAGTACCAACTAATGATGTTCATGATAAGATCGATAATTTGTTGAAAGAAAACCTTGCAAACTTAGATCGTGTACCTGCTTTGAAAACTACGCAAGAAGATGATGTGTTTGAATTTGCCGATCAACATGGCTTTCCAATTTTAATTGGTGGAATGAATAAGGATAATAAGCAAAAATCAGCGGTAGTTTATGATATTCCAGCAATTGAAAAATATTTAACGGAAAATCAACTAGATCAAATAGCAGTCTCTCAATTTATAGAAGGAAATAAGTATGAAGTAACTGCTATTTCAGACGGTGAAAATGTTACTTTACCGGGAATTATAGAACACTTAGAACAAACTGGTTCTCATGCATCAGATTCTATTGCGGTAATTCAACCACAGAATCTAATGATTAAGCAACAAAATAGAATTGAAAAAGAATCAATAAAAATAATTAAACGGCTAAAAACTAGAGGTATTTTTAATTTACATTACTTATTTGTAAATGATGATTTGTATCTTTTACAAATTAAACCTTATGCAGGCCACAATGTAGCATTTTTATCTAAATCTTTGAATAAAGATATCACGGCATGTGCTACTGAAGTGTTAATAGGTAAAAATTTAATAGATATGGGGTATCCCGACGGCCTATGGCAAACTAGTAATTTTATTCATATCAAGATGCCGGTATTTTCATTTTTGAATTATACAAGCGGAAATACATTTGATTCTAATATGAAATCGTCCGGTTCGGTTATGGGTCGTGATACACAACTAGCTAAAGCATTATATAAGGGGTATGAAGCAAGTGACTTGCATATACCAAGCTATGGTACAATCTTTATTTCTGTTAGAGATGAAGATAAAGAAAAAGTTACTCAATTGGCTAGAAGATTTGACCGTTTAGGCTTTAAATTGGTAGCCACTGAAGGTACAGCAAATATTTTTGCAGAAGCCGGTATCACCACTGGTATAGTTGAAAAAGTACATAATAATCCTCGTAATTTACTTGAAAAAATTCGCCAACATAAGATAGTAATGGTGGTAAATATTACTAATCTGTCGGACGCTGCCAGTGAAGATGCATTGAGGATTAGAGATCAGGCACTGTATACACATATACCGGTATTTTCAAGTATTGAAACAGCAGAGTTAATTCTAGATGTATTAGAGTCATTAGCATTAACGACTCAACCAATTTAA
- a CDS encoding Rqc2 family fibronectin-binding protein — translation MAFDGLFIHSLLQDLTPTLVDGRLSKIYQPFEQDLILTFRKNRKNYQLLISANAQYPRMYLTEQTIANPDKAPIFVMVLRKYLEGSVLQSIEQIGVNRIINLHFSNRNELGDQVKLVLSVELMGRHSNVILYDQQNGHIIDLLKRINPDENRARILLPKAKYELPPLKPGINGLVVTENQFKKLSNEKSIPDLVKSMDGLDRDDREELTGYLEDDFSYSSFKTFFDQFNNPRAFVLKTPRNKRKIFCYLPYHLDLEKENSNPDLNKGLDEFYEYQATRDWVKQRASQVERVVKNEQNKLSKKIKKLEKQLNLAENSEGYRIKGEILNANLGQVKPGMTEVSLPNYYENNKPISIKLDPALSPARNAQKYFTRYKKLRDSIKHVNEQIKIAKENLRYFDSIQTAIDNADPQDIDQITDELINQGYIRKQQKNRRKKKITERNLNEFQLSSGKHVLVGKNNYQNDWLTLKKANKLDYWFHVKNMPGSHVILRDDQPTDQDIKEAAEIAAFFSKAKNSAHVQVDYVQDKRVKKPNGAKPGFVIYTGQNSIEVTPKEDEIMAKKINK, via the coding sequence ATGGCATTTGACGGATTATTTATCCATAGTTTACTACAAGATTTGACCCCTACATTAGTAGATGGTCGATTATCAAAAATTTACCAACCATTTGAACAAGATCTAATATTAACTTTTAGAAAAAATAGAAAGAATTATCAATTATTAATTTCAGCCAACGCTCAATATCCTAGAATGTATTTAACTGAGCAGACTATTGCTAATCCAGACAAAGCACCTATTTTTGTTATGGTTTTAAGAAAGTATTTGGAAGGTTCAGTCTTACAATCTATTGAACAAATTGGTGTGAACCGAATTATAAACCTTCATTTCAGTAATCGAAACGAATTAGGTGATCAAGTAAAATTAGTATTATCCGTTGAATTAATGGGACGACATAGTAATGTAATTCTCTATGATCAACAGAATGGTCATATTATTGATCTATTGAAGCGAATAAATCCTGATGAAAATAGAGCTCGTATTTTATTACCTAAGGCAAAATATGAGCTTCCCCCTCTTAAACCTGGTATAAATGGTTTAGTAGTAACTGAAAATCAATTTAAAAAGTTAAGCAATGAAAAAAGCATTCCAGATTTAGTGAAATCAATGGATGGTTTAGACAGAGACGATCGTGAAGAATTAACTGGTTATCTTGAAGATGATTTTAGCTATTCTTCATTTAAGACTTTCTTTGATCAGTTTAATAATCCAAGAGCTTTCGTTTTAAAAACTCCAAGAAATAAACGTAAGATTTTCTGTTATCTTCCCTATCATTTAGATTTAGAGAAAGAAAATTCTAATCCTGATTTAAATAAAGGTTTAGATGAATTTTATGAATACCAAGCAACACGTGATTGGGTTAAACAACGTGCTAGTCAGGTTGAACGTGTCGTCAAAAACGAACAGAACAAACTAAGTAAGAAGATTAAGAAATTAGAAAAGCAATTAAACTTAGCAGAAAATTCTGAGGGCTATCGTATCAAGGGTGAAATATTAAATGCTAATTTAGGACAAGTAAAACCAGGAATGACTGAGGTTTCCTTACCTAACTATTATGAAAATAATAAACCTATAAGCATTAAACTTGATCCAGCTTTATCTCCGGCTCGAAATGCACAAAAATATTTCACTCGCTATAAAAAATTACGTGATTCTATCAAACACGTTAACGAACAAATTAAAATCGCTAAAGAAAATCTTCGCTATTTTGATTCTATCCAAACAGCTATTGATAATGCTGATCCACAAGATATTGATCAAATAACTGACGAATTGATTAATCAAGGTTATATTAGAAAGCAACAAAAAAATAGACGTAAGAAGAAAATTACTGAACGCAATCTAAATGAATTCCAGCTTTCTTCTGGAAAACATGTCTTAGTGGGTAAAAATAATTACCAAAATGACTGGCTTACTCTAAAAAAAGCTAATAAATTAGATTATTGGTTCCACGTTAAAAATATGCCTGGTTCACATGTTATTTTGCGAGATGATCAACCTACCGATCAAGATATTAAAGAAGCTGCAGAGATTGCTGCATTTTTCTCTAAAGCCAAAAATTCTGCCCACGTTCAAGTTGACTACGTTCAAGATAAGCGTGTAAAGAAGCCTAATGGGGCTAAGCCAGGATTCGTAATTTACACAGGACAGAATTCAATCGAAGTTACACCTAAAGAAGACGAAATTATGGCTAAAAAAATCAATAAATAA
- a CDS encoding MarR family winged helix-turn-helix transcriptional regulator — MDVLFFSTIAEQIKKEINYECGLNISQTRILLFFDETNNEPLAMGKLADALNISLSTLSRQLQQKKTQSLIKVIRSEKDSSKIINLNSDGLQKAQILKQSLKQIENLLFMCLDQDAKSVFIRQLTEIAHNSASLGR, encoded by the coding sequence ATGGATGTATTATTTTTTAGCACGATTGCAGAGCAAATCAAAAAGGAAATAAATTACGAATGTGGCTTAAATATCTCACAAACTAGAATCCTTTTATTTTTTGATGAAACCAACAATGAGCCTTTAGCAATGGGGAAGTTGGCAGATGCCCTTAACATTTCACTTTCTACCTTAAGTCGACAACTCCAACAAAAAAAGACCCAATCTCTTATAAAAGTGATTCGTTCTGAAAAAGATTCGAGCAAAATTATTAATCTAAATTCAGATGGATTACAAAAAGCTCAAATTCTAAAGCAATCACTTAAACAGATTGAAAACTTGTTATTTATGTGTCTCGATCAAGATGCTAAATCAGTATTCATTAGACAATTGACAGAGATCGCACATAATTCTGCATCCCTTGGAAGATAG
- the xerS gene encoding tyrosine recombinase XerS, which produces METAKYLELIDIELKNMPDYVKQYNLGTHHSLATTYQYLTEIRRFFNWLRAEGISTAADNRNISTTTLENLRRNDIMLYIDHLGHTKNKQGRLNSPTTINRSINALRSLFKFLTITADNNNGMPYFDRNVMLKINSLNDTQTLNYRAHVLESHMYTGDLKFKFLEFIDHDYENKCNKHAKPGFKRNKERDMAIIALILGTGIRVSECAGVDLQDLNLKEAVLDVTRKGGQKDSVPIAEWTLSYIKQYKDIRTDRYMADQKQTAFFLTRWHNQTRRITANAIEKMVNKYSASFGHPLTPHKLRHTLASELYEVTKDQVLVAQQLGQKGTTATDLYTHVDQRKQRDALNQISNSHNENRK; this is translated from the coding sequence ATGGAGACAGCTAAATACCTAGAATTAATCGATATCGAGCTGAAAAATATGCCAGATTATGTTAAGCAATATAACCTAGGCACTCATCATTCATTAGCTACTACGTATCAATATTTAACAGAAATACGCCGTTTTTTTAATTGGTTACGTGCAGAAGGAATATCTACTGCTGCAGATAATCGAAATATTTCCACGACTACATTAGAAAATTTACGGCGTAATGATATTATGTTGTATATTGATCACCTAGGCCACACTAAGAATAAACAAGGTCGTTTAAATTCACCTACAACAATTAATAGATCAATTAATGCCTTAAGATCATTATTTAAGTTTTTAACTATTACGGCCGACAATAATAATGGGATGCCTTACTTTGACAGAAATGTAATGCTTAAAATTAACTCATTAAATGATACTCAGACTTTGAATTATCGTGCTCACGTACTCGAATCTCATATGTACACAGGAGATCTAAAATTTAAGTTTTTAGAATTTATAGATCATGATTATGAAAATAAATGTAATAAGCATGCCAAACCTGGATTCAAAAGAAACAAAGAAAGAGATATGGCTATTATTGCATTAATATTAGGAACCGGTATTCGTGTATCTGAATGTGCTGGCGTCGATCTACAAGATTTGAATCTAAAAGAAGCCGTCTTAGATGTTACTCGTAAAGGTGGACAAAAAGATAGTGTCCCAATTGCAGAATGGACATTAAGCTATATTAAGCAATATAAAGATATCCGGACTGATCGTTATATGGCTGATCAAAAACAGACTGCATTTTTTCTCACTAGATGGCATAATCAAACTCGAAGAATAACTGCGAATGCTATTGAAAAAATGGTTAATAAATATTCCGCTTCTTTTGGGCATCCCTTAACCCCACATAAATTAAGACATACGCTTGCTTCAGAATTATATGAAGTTACAAAAGATCAAGTTTTAGTTGCACAACAACTTGGACAAAAAGGCACTACTGCTACCGACTTATATACACATGTCGATCAAAGAAAACAACGTGATGCCTTAAACCAAATTTCAAATAGCCATAATGAAAATCGTAAATAG
- a CDS encoding P-loop NTPase family protein yields the protein MKKVMVIGSPGAGKSTFSRRLQKKTNLPIVYLDQLFWKSDKTTVSPEEFTSRLKSKMQTDTWIMDGNYSKYMFDERLSACDTVFFLDYDVHACLKGVRQRRGKKRPDMPWIEKHEDKAFMDYIRVFPQRQKPKIMNMLAMHPDVKVYHFKDREEALVFLNKLN from the coding sequence ATGAAAAAGGTTATGGTTATTGGCTCTCCGGGAGCCGGGAAAAGCACCTTTTCAAGAAGACTTCAAAAAAAGACTAATTTGCCAATTGTATATTTAGATCAATTATTTTGGAAATCTGATAAAACTACTGTATCACCAGAAGAATTTACTTCCCGATTAAAATCTAAAATGCAAACTGATACTTGGATAATGGATGGTAATTATAGTAAGTATATGTTTGATGAAAGACTCAGTGCATGTGATACTGTGTTCTTTTTAGATTATGATGTACATGCCTGTTTGAAAGGTGTTCGTCAAAGACGAGGAAAGAAACGCCCTGATATGCCATGGATTGAAAAACATGAAGATAAAGCTTTTATGGATTATATTAGAGTATTTCCCCAAAGGCAAAAGCCTAAAATTATGAATATGTTAGCTATGCATCCCGATGTGAAAGTTTATCATTTTAAAGATAGGGAAGAAGCTCTAGTTTTTTTAAATAAACTAAATTAA
- a CDS encoding DUF5052 family protein, producing the protein MKLLKKLTLILSLSAVMITLSSCSNIANWELSMRSKIGALPLTVSTYDSNGQKIDQIKAKSVDIHTDKKMSQKDDKGNEGSSVIDVDYGNNRMIHVGSTLIAYEGIKNYIDTYNKHTNINDQNHSIPLLNTMYQNFKNAWSGDSKVVMIRSQLGMPVAVFTGRNVSIHKSDMKNATQFVIDGHRLFVYRADYTIYPIASLKN; encoded by the coding sequence ATGAAATTACTAAAAAAATTAACGCTAATTTTAAGTCTTAGTGCAGTAATGATTACCTTATCTTCTTGTAGTAACATAGCTAATTGGGAATTATCAATGCGTTCCAAAATTGGAGCGTTACCATTAACAGTATCAACTTATGATTCTAACGGTCAAAAGATCGATCAAATTAAGGCTAAATCAGTCGATATTCATACTGATAAAAAGATGTCCCAAAAAGACGACAAAGGTAATGAAGGCTCTAGTGTTATCGATGTAGATTATGGTAACAATAGAATGATTCATGTAGGTTCTACCTTAATTGCATATGAAGGCATAAAAAACTATATTGATACTTATAATAAGCATACCAATATTAATGACCAAAATCATTCCATACCACTGTTGAATACAATGTATCAAAATTTTAAAAATGCTTGGAGTGGTGATTCCAAGGTAGTAATGATTAGAAGTCAGCTTGGTATGCCTGTTGCAGTATTTACCGGTAGAAATGTTTCTATTCATAAAAGTGATATGAAAAATGCTACGCAATTTGTGATAGATGGTCATAGATTATTTGTTTATCGTGCAGACTATACAATATATCCTATTGCCAGTTTAAAAAATTAA
- a CDS encoding GH25 family lysozyme — translation MFKKKTIIKLACTTMLLNSGIALMPRVISTSQTVQASSTSVAAKVLGIDVASYQSADLTAHAKAGSQFAIVKVSEGTSYRNPKGASQIKSAIANDMMPMGYHFATFSSNASTAKKEAQYAISSAQALGLPKGSYLACDYETGQGNIITNGKTVTAKAIIAFMDQIKAAGYQPLLYASSSVLQNNIDTPSVVKKYPNSLWVAAYAISGRVDKPNFKYFPSMDGVAIWQFTDNWKGMSTDGNITILPLSISGSAVSQAPTNSNVEHTGTVMYKSYVYDSSGNRTGESYKAYTSIKYYGNKTKLNGKSVIRIGENKYVMASNVLGNARTFKQDADVYRNDGTINPEWKTYKQGSPVKTYGPKHSINNESYYRVGKNAYVKANSFK, via the coding sequence TTGTTTAAAAAGAAAACTATTATCAAATTGGCATGTACAACAATGCTACTAAACTCAGGAATAGCTCTTATGCCACGCGTAATCTCAACTAGTCAAACAGTTCAGGCTTCATCAACCTCTGTTGCTGCCAAAGTATTAGGAATAGATGTTGCTAGCTACCAAAGTGCAGATTTAACCGCTCACGCTAAAGCGGGTTCACAATTCGCTATCGTAAAAGTTAGTGAAGGTACCAGCTATCGCAATCCTAAAGGAGCTAGCCAAATTAAATCAGCAATTGCCAATGATATGATGCCAATGGGGTATCATTTCGCTACATTTAGTTCTAATGCATCCACAGCCAAGAAAGAAGCACAATATGCTATCTCTTCCGCACAAGCATTAGGTTTACCTAAAGGCTCGTATCTTGCTTGTGACTATGAAACTGGACAAGGTAATATTATCACCAATGGTAAAACAGTAACTGCTAAAGCAATTATCGCCTTCATGGATCAAATTAAGGCAGCTGGCTACCAACCTCTTCTTTATGCTAGTTCATCAGTCCTTCAAAATAATATCGATACCCCATCCGTTGTTAAAAAGTATCCTAACTCTTTGTGGGTCGCAGCTTATGCTATTTCTGGTAGGGTTGATAAACCTAACTTTAAGTATTTTCCATCCATGGATGGTGTAGCAATTTGGCAATTTACCGATAATTGGAAAGGTATGTCAACTGATGGTAATATTACCATCTTACCACTTTCCATCTCTGGCTCTGCCGTTTCTCAAGCTCCTACTAATTCAAATGTTGAACATACTGGTACAGTAATGTACAAGTCATATGTTTATGATTCTAGTGGTAACCGTACGGGCGAAAGTTATAAAGCATACACATCAATTAAATATTATGGTAATAAAACTAAATTAAACGGTAAGTCTGTAATTAGGATTGGTGAAAATAAGTATGTTATGGCAAGTAATGTTTTAGGGAATGCACGTACTTTTAAACAAGATGCTGATGTTTATAGAAACGATGGCACAATTAACCCTGAATGGAAGACATACAAACAAGGCTCACCAGTTAAAACTTATGGTCCCAAGCATTCAATTAACAATGAATCTTATTATCGAGTAGGTAAAAATGCCTATGTAAAAGCTAATAGTTTTAAATAA
- a CDS encoding MarR family transcriptional regulator produces MEKVNMNKNTTIDNIYKTIEDIKAENEGRHGSKEQLWIEEHLSDESLRDIVPSLSIIALHILSSLESDDKTGIELSEQLQVTRGGITRAAKKLMQYDLISSLQKQGDRKKIYYHLLDSGKEIAIVHDKMHEQINQRISQYFMEKYSENELTIVDKFIKDVYNFERNFS; encoded by the coding sequence ATGGAGAAAGTCAATATGAACAAAAATACTACTATAGATAATATCTACAAGACGATTGAAGATATTAAAGCAGAGAATGAAGGACGTCATGGATCTAAGGAGCAGCTCTGGATCGAAGAGCATTTATCAGATGAAAGTTTGCGTGACATTGTTCCTAGCCTGTCTATTATTGCCTTACATATATTGTCTAGCTTAGAAAGTGACGATAAAACAGGAATAGAATTGTCTGAACAGCTTCAAGTCACTCGCGGTGGAATTACTAGAGCAGCTAAAAAACTAATGCAGTATGATTTAATATCTTCTCTGCAAAAGCAAGGCGATCGTAAGAAGATATACTATCATCTTTTAGATTCAGGTAAAGAGATCGCGATTGTTCATGACAAGATGCATGAGCAGATTAATCAAAGAATATCGCAATACTTTATGGAAAAATACTCTGAGAATGAATTAACGATAGTAGATAAGTTCATTAAAGACGTTTACAACTTTGAACGTAATTTTTCCTAG